Proteins co-encoded in one Podospora pseudoanserina strain CBS 124.78 chromosome 7 map unlocalized CBS124.78p_7, whole genome shotgun sequence genomic window:
- the pli1 gene encoding E3 SUMO-protein ligase pli1 (EggNog:ENOG503NYWT; COG:K) encodes MADKTAELQNLTRTVQNPALQKTVLQQICQVNGLAKTGNKVDLQRRITQQLSNVSEKQDWQQFEELRKNILARATPPASRPIATPTASPAIVVPQAALPAVLYNSQSQYQPPRPATPPQYATMASSYGSSGYRAAYGGYNSHSAGMPIQKPPPARLIEHFAFKSSPFYELRHQLGKPRELEVMTSHRNTEKIELRGSEMSVCDENPSMRVLVFCANGTTPIQDIAFPYQCELRVNGEEVKANLRGLKNKPGSTKPVDVTHLLRFRPPSYTNRIEVTYALTQKKFYLSVVLCKTTTVEALVPQIRQKIRKEHVIDEITKAASDPDVVATSQNLSLKCPITYMRLTNPCRGVKCNHIQCFDASSYLQMQEQSPLWVCPICNKATPFEQLAIDEYARDILARTSESTEQVTIEPNGEWALPGAKKDTGVSKSQEASYIDDDDLVVYENPSKPSYSSAQHPSSAAYLGTPQSGASRDTSAAPRSSSKRSAPEVIDLISSDDEDDTQPAKRPRYY; translated from the exons ATGGCCGACAAGACAGCCGAACTGCAGAACCTGACCCGCACCGTCCAGAATCCTGCTCTGCAAAAGACGGTGCTCCAACAGATATGTCAGGTCAATGGCCTCGCTAAGACGGGCAACAAAGTCGATCTACAAAGGCGGATCACCCAAC AATTATCCAACGTGTCTGAAAAGCAAGATTGGCAGCAGTTCGAGGAACTCCGCAAGAACATTTTGGCGCGTGCCACTCCTCCAGCATCTCGTCCTATAGCCACCCCGACAGCCAGCCCTGCGATAGTTGTTCCGCAAGCTGCCCTCCCAGCTGTATTGTACAACAGTCAGTCGCAAtaccaaccaccacgaccgGCAACCCCGCCCCAATATGCTACCATGGCGTCCTCTTATGGCTCTTCGGGTTATCGGGCGGCATATGGCGGCTACAACTCCCACTCGGCCGGGATGCCCATCCagaaaccaccacctgctCGACTAATCGAGCATTTTGCCTTTAAGTCGAGCCCTTTCTACGAGCTGAGGCACCAGCTGGGCAAACCCCGAGAGTTGGAGG TAATGACGAGTCATAGGAACACGGAAAAGATCGAGTTGAGAGGGTCGGAGATGTCTGTGTGCGATGAAAACCCATCCATGAGGGTTCTGGTGTTTTGTGCCAACGGGACAACGCCAATTCAGGACATTGCCTTTCCTTATCAATGCGAACTACGGGTaaatggcgaggaggtcaaggccaACTTGAGAGGGTTGAAAAACAAGCCCGGCTCGACGAAGCCTGTCGATGTGACGCACCTGTTGCGCTTTCGACCTCCGAGCTATACCAACCGCATCGAGGTGACATATGCCTTGACTCAAAAG AAGTTTTATCTGTCCGTGGTCCTCTGCAAAACAACCACGGTGGAAGCTCTGGTGCCGCAGATCAGGCAGAAGATCCGGAAGGAGCACGTTATTGATGAAA TTACCAAGGCGGCCAGTGATCCAGATGTGGTTGCGACATCGCAGAACCTGAGCCTCAAATGCCCCATCACATACATGCGTCTGACAAATCCATGCCGCGGCGTCAAGTGCAACCACATTCAGTGTTTCGATGCATCTTCCTATCTCCAGATGCAAGAGCAAAGCCCATTGTGGGTGTGTCCCATTTGCAACAAGGCCACCCCGTTTGAGCAGCTGGCGATTGATGA GTACGCGCGTGACATCTTGGCTCGCACATCGGAATCTACGGAGCAGGTCACCATTGAGCCAAATGGAGAATGGGCTCTTCCTGGTGCCAAAAAGGACACAGGAGTTTCTAAGAGTCAGGAGGCTAGCTATATTGACGACGATGATCTCGTGGTTTATGAGAACCCCAGCAAGCCAAGTTACAGCTCTGCACAGCATCCGTCGAGTGCTGCTTATCTGGGGACGCCACAGAGTGGTGCTTCTAGAGACACCTCTGCTGCACCCCGGTCCTCCAGCAAGCGATCCGCTCCCGAGGTCATTGACCTGATTTCCTctgacgatgaagatgataCCCAGCCCGCAAAGCGCCCGAGGTACTACTAG
- a CDS encoding uncharacterized protein (COG:U; BUSCO:EOG09263RY2; EggNog:ENOG503NY0V): MSFDPVPPPYNHLDPTARFLSSSALDFLLIEVVPMSYRINSEISEGEGEEEEEREAAFYRLEGIGYRVGQGLVERFAKDRGKFGDALDVIKFVCKDLWGLVFRKQVDNLKTNHRGVYVLTDNNFRPLSRMSVETGGRSGGAQQAAVVRAQPFLWVPCGIVRGALAAMGIQATVQAETTELPGAVFQIKTLPAK; encoded by the exons ATGTCCTTCGACCCCGTCCCCCCACCCTACAACCACCTCGATCCCACCGCGCGCTTCctctcgtcgtcggcgttggATTTTTTGTTGATTGAGGTTGTGCCAATGTCGTATCGGATAAACTCGGAGATTtctgagggtgagggtgaagaagaggaggaaagggaggcCGCGTTTTACCGGTTGGAGGGGATAGGGTACCGGGTTGGGCAGGggctggtggagaggtttgCGAAGGATAGGGGAAAGTTTGGGGACGCGCTGGATGTGATCAAGTTTGTGTGTAAGGAtctttgggggttggtttttaGGAAGCAGGTGGATAATCTGAAAACTAATCATAGG GGCGTGTACGTCCTGACGGACAACAACTTCCGCCCACTAAGTCGGATGAGCGTCGAGAcgggaggaagaagtggaGGGGCGCAACAGGCCGCTGTTGTAAGAGCCCAACCG TTCCTATGGGTACCCTGCGGCATCGTGAGGGGAGCCCTCGCGGCGATGGGGATACAAGCCACTGTTCAAGCCGAGACAACGGAGCTGCCAGGGGCGGTGTTTCAGATCAAGACTTTGCCTGCGAAATAG
- a CDS encoding uncharacterized protein (EggNog:ENOG503NWAG; COG:C), which produces MVKAVVAGASGGIGQPLSLLLSLSPLVDELALYDVVNTPGVAADLSHISSKAKTTGYLPANDGAKAAFKDADIIVIPAGIPRKPGMTRDDLFNINAGIVKGLIEVAAEVAPKAFILVISNPVNSTVPISAEVLKSKGVFNAQRLFGVTTLDIVRAETFVAEIVGKANPQELTVPVIGGHSGETIVPLFSKVTPSVTIPDDKYDALVNRVQFGGDEVVKAKDGAGSATLSMAYAGYRFAEKLLKAAAGAKGLVEPSYVYLPGVPGGKEIAEKTGVDFFSVPIELGPNGAEKAIDILGDITEKEKALLAAAVSGLKGNISKGVTFAHNPPQK; this is translated from the exons ATGGTCAAGGCCG TGGTTGCTGGTGCCTCTGGCGGTATTGGTCAG CCGCTCTCCCTTCTTCTGAGCCTCTCCCCGCTCGTTGATGAGCTCGCCCTGTACGATGTTGTGAACACTCCCGGTGTCGCTGCCGACTTGTCCCACATCTCCTCCAAGGCG AAAACCACCGGCTACCTTCCCGCCAATGACGGCGCCAAGGCCGCCTTCAAGGATGCCGACATCATTGTCATCCCCGCTGGCATTCCCC GCAAGCCCGGCATGACCCGTGACGatctcttcaacatcaacgcTGGTATCGTCAAGGGCCTCATTGAGGTTGCCGCCGAGGTCGCCCCCAAGGCTTTCATCCTTgtcatctccaaccccgtCAACTCTACCGTCCCCATCTCCGCCGAGGTCCTCAAGTCCAAGGGTGTCTTCAACGCCCAGCGCCTCTTTGGTGTCACTACCCTCGACATCGTCCGCGCCGAGACCTTCGTTGCTGAGATCGTCGGCAAGGCCAACCCTCAAGAGCTTACCGTACCCGTCATTGGTGGTCACTCCGGCGAGACCATCGTCCCTCTCTTCAGCAAGGTCACTCCTTccgtcaccatccccgaTGACAAGTACGATGCTCTTGTCAACCGCGTCCAgttcggtggtgatgaggtcgtcaaggccaaggatggTGCCGGCTCTGCCACCCTCTCCATGGCCTATGCTGGTTACAG ATTCGCTGAGAAGCTCCtgaaggctgctgctggtgccaAGGGCCTCGTTGAGCCCAGCTACGTCTACCTCCCCGGTGTCCCCGGCGGTAAGGAGATTGCCGAGAAGACTGGTGTCGACTTCTTCTCCGTCCCCATTGAGCTCGGC CCCAACGGTGCCGAGAAGGCTATTGACATCCTTGGCGACATcaccgagaaggagaaggccctCCTCGCGGCCGCCGTGTCTGGTCTCAAGGGCAACATCTCAAAGGGTGTTACCTTTGcccacaaccctccccagaagtaa
- a CDS encoding uncharacterized protein (EggNog:ENOG503P3VN; COG:J), with amino-acid sequence MSNVSADLIWEVTRLQNAFLVKRKESGGIQFSRDPLNLTNVHSRKYAGYVNDKAIGVVAGENNTIQVISKKVSAGNKPASGRTVSTIGASKANRKTYKSIAKQTAKYRGDLRQVAVARASAIRASQRPVKPSPEPKLRGNAAKKAAEKSE; translated from the exons ATGTCCAACGTCTCTGCTGATCTCATCTGGGAGGTTACCC GCCTCCAGAACGCCTTCCTTGTGAAGCGCAAGGAGAGCGGTGGTATCCAGTTCTCCCGcgaccccctcaacctcaccaacgtTCATTCCCGCAAGTACGCTGGTTACGTCAACGACAAG GCTATCGGTGTCGTTGCCGGTGAGAACAACACTATCCAGGTCATCTCCAAGAAGGTGTCCGCTGGCAATAAGCCCGCCTCCGGCAGAACCGTCTCTACCATTGGCGCCTCCAAGGCCAACCGCAA GACCTACAAGTCTATTGCCAAGCAGACCGCCAAGTACCGTGGTGATCTCCGCCAGGTCGCCGTTGCCCGCGCCTCCGCCATCCGTGCTTCCCAGAGACCCGTGAAGCCCTCCCCCGAGCCCAAGCTCCGTGGCAAcgccgccaagaaggccgccgagAAGTCCGAGTAA
- a CDS encoding uncharacterized protein (EggNog:ENOG503P72Q; BUSCO:EOG09265I7S; COG:S) translates to MTYLFYSTLTLLTFILTTLAYLFRATWLPHLSQSRTASYLYSRLPGNSSFEADMEAGLSSSNFDLNTNLAAGDSRSGLDEVAKREILQIMKKRRLKFDEARRVYMEQRFAANGIGADGRPRDPKFVSFS, encoded by the coding sequence ATGACCTACCTCTTCTActcaaccctcaccctcctaACCTttatcctcaccaccctcgcctaCCTCTTCCGCGCAACCTGgctcccccacctctcccaatCCCGCACAGCCTCGTACCTCTACTCCCGCCTCCCGGGAAACTCGTCCTTTGAAGCCGACATGGAAGCCGGTCTCTCGTCGTCGAATTTCGATTTAAACACCAACCTGGCAGCGGGCGATTCCAGGTCGGGGCTGGACGAGGTCGCGAAGAGGGAGATCTTGCAGatcatgaagaagaggaggttgaagttTGACGAGGCGAGAAGGGTGTACATGGAGCAGAGGTTTGCGGCGAATGGGATTGGGGCGGATGGGAGGCCGAGGGATCCAAAGTTTGTTAGTTTCTCGTGA
- the ERG3 gene encoding c-5 sterol desaturase (COG:I; EggNog:ENOG503NVB3) translates to MMDSFLIRKLNPLPFFNVYQQKYIMCIQHSQSDQFQSQRYRPPSSRHLFHTAWFRSCAIIPVPFGNSAAEESEAPPLLRLPPASLPAKVVAKGVEIALEQAGESPSPSRNFLDRCFFFSRLPPPSPPFSYLEQARVAWERDRLRQLCLLLLIFSRFAHSTAHNSFKMDVVLEVCDTFLFDYMYQWVLPARPAPSGLTSQTFANGTSMSTWQYKPATEYLYLTPSQAAYGSLWARDNIWRQGVSLFLILWIFGFLVYFVFASLSYLFVFDKKTFEHPKFLKNQIWLEIKQANEAMPIMALCTAPLLVAEVRGYGFLYDTLDEAPWPWWNWFQIPLFLFFTDFGIYWIHRGLHHPWVYKHLHKPHHKWIMPTPFASHAFHPLDGYAQSLPYHIFPFIFPLQKVAYVALFVFINFWTIMIHDGEYIANNPIINGAACHSIHHLAFNYNYGQYFTLWDRIGGSYRAPEQEMFQKEVKMSEEHWKKEVEVMEQIQLEVEGEDDREYEPEMETKKRQ, encoded by the exons ATGATGGACAGCTTCTTGATTAGGAAGCTCAACCCACTGCCCTTTTTCAATGTCTATCAGCAAAAGTATATTATGTGTATACAGCATTCCCAGTCCGATCAATTCCAATCTCAAAGATACCGGCCCCCATCTTCCAGACACCTCTTTCACACTGCATGGTTCCGTTCTTGTGCAATCATCCCCGTCCCGTTCGGAAACAGCGCGGCCGAAGAATCAGAGGCTCCACCGCTCTTAAGATTGCCCCCTGCGTCCCTGCCAGCGAAGGTCGTTGCCAAGGGTGTGGAAATCGCACTAGAACAAGCCGGGGAgtcgccctctccctcacgCAATTTTCTCGACCgctgcttctttttctctcgcctcccccccccctcccctccattcTCTTATCTAGAGCAAGCTCGCGTCGCGTGGGAGAGGGACCGTCTCCGTCAACTTTGTCTTTTGCTTCTCATTTTCTCCCGTTTTGCGCATTCCACTGCGCACAATTCTTTCAAGATGGACGTCGTCCTCGAAGTTTGCGATACCTTTCTGTTCGATTACATGTACCAATGGGTGCTACCAGCGCGTCCAGCTCCATCCGGCCTTACATCCCAGACCTTTGCCAATGGCACCTCCATGTCAACATGGCAGTACAAGCCCGCGACAGAGTACCTGTACCTGACACCATCACAAGCCGCATATGGCAGTTTATGGGCTAGAGATAACATCTGGCGCCAAGGAGTCTCGCTATTCCTCATTCTCTG gaTCTTCGGCTTCCTAGTCTACTTCGTtttcgcctccctctcctacctcttcgtcttcgacAAGAAAACCTTTGAGCACCCCAAGTTCCTCAAGAACCAAATCTGGCTCGAAATCAAGCAAGCCAACGAAGCCATGCCCATCATGGCCCTCTGcaccgcccccctcctcgtcgccgagGTCCGGGGTTACGGCTTCCTCTACGACACGCTCGACGAAGCCCCCTGGCCGTGGTGGAACTGGTTCCAaatccccctcttcctcttcttcaccgacTTTGGCATCTACTGGATTCACCGTggccttcaccacccctgGGTGTACAAGCACCTCCACAAGCCTCACCACAAGTGGATCATGCCCACGCCCTTTGCCAGCCACGCCTTCCACCCTCTTGACGGCTACGCACAGAGCCTGCCGTATCAcatcttccccttcatctTCCCGCTGCAAAAGGTGGCGTACGTGGCGCTGTTTGTGTTTATCAACTTTTGGACGATTATGATTCACGACGGGGAGTACAttgccaacaaccccatcatcaacgggGCGGCGTGCCATTCGATTCATCACTTGGCCTTCAACTACAACTATGGCCAGTATTTTACTCTGTGGGATCGGATTGGCGGGAGTTACAGGGCGCCGGAGCAGGAGATGTTCcagaaggaggtcaagatgaGCGAGGAGCattggaagaaggaggtggaggtgatggagcAGATCCagctggaggtggagggggaggatgatagGGAGTATGAGCCTGAGAtggagacgaagaagaggcagTGA
- the TUP1 gene encoding General transcriptional corepressor TUP1 (COG:S; EggNog:ENOG503NUUI) yields the protein MSMYPGHRGMGVAPPANPNGSRQNELLEGIRAEFESHQRQIEGYEHQIQAQVQEMQMIREKVYQMEQQHVQLKQKYEDEINLLRRQLETRGGGPPGPMNPPPQHAGPSQQPPPQIGNMGGGGVFNGILSGQGGQGGLAPPPHPPQEQQQPPHMPPAPPGLQQGPPPPPPPPSQQPPFQQQYQGPAPGGFPSQPPQSTASPGPGSKRGQPIGRPPAGGPATPQINTPVPYNGPGQSPQVPTHPTPDHTRMVQQQQQQHQPVPISSQSNALSDLDPERLPSHIKKVKDDWWAIFNQAVPRVLDVDLVHTLQHESVVCCVRFSADGKFVATGCNRSAQIYDVQTGDKVCILQDESIDLNGDLYIRSVCFSPDGQYLATGAEDKLIRVWDIKNRQIRNTFAGHEQDIYSLDFARDGRTIASGSGDRTVRLWDIETGLNTATLTIEDGVTTVAISPDAKYVAAGSLDKSVRVWDVKTGLLLERLEGPEGHKDSVYSVAFSPNSRDLVSGSLDKTIKMWELAAPRNHNQMPGGIMKPVGRCIRTFEGHRDFVLSVALTPDNEWVLSGSKDRGVQFWDPRTGHTQLMLQGHKNSVISVAPSPASGNSGGWFATGSGDMRARIWSYSRIRH from the exons ATGTCGATGTATCCCGGCCATCGCGGCATGGGCGTCGCGCCCCCTGCCAACCCCAATGGCAGCCGCCAGAACGAGCTCCTGGAGGGCATCCGCGCCGAGTTTGAATCGCATCAACGACAGATCGAGGGATATGAACACCAAA TCCAGGCCCAGGTTCAAGAGATGCAAATGATTCGCGAGAAGGTTTATCAGatggagcagcagcatgtcCAACTGAAGCAAAA ATACGAGGATGAAATCAACCTCCTTCGTCGTCAGCTGGAAACTCGCGGCGGTGGCCCCCCGGGACCTATGAACCCGCCGCCACAGCATGCTGGCCCTTCCCAACAGCCCCCTCCTCAGATAGGCAAcatggggggaggtggtgttttcaACGGGATCCTCTCCGGGCAGGGCGGACAGGGCGGCCTggccccccctcctcatcctcctcaggagcaacagcagcctcCCCACATGCCCCCCGCGCCACCGGGACTCCAGCAgggacctcctccccctcctcccccgccgtcTCAGCAGCCCCCTTTCCAGCAACAGTACCAAGGACCAGCCCCCGGCGGTTTTCCATCTCAGCCCCCCCAGAGCACCGCTAGCCCCGGCCCCGGCAGCAAGAGAGGCCAGCCGATCGGGAGACCCCCTGCCGGCGGTCCCGCCACCCCCCAGATCAACACTCCGGTTCCCTACAACGGCCCCGGCCAGTCTCCCCAGGTCCCgacccatcccacccccgacCACACCCGCATggtgcagcagcaacagcagcagcaccagcccgTCCCGATTTCTTCTCAGAGCAACGCATTGAGCGACCTGGACCCCGAGCGTCTCCCAAGCCacatcaagaaggtcaaggacgATTGGTGGGCCATTTTCAACCAAGCGGTGCCCCGTGTTTTGGATGTTGATTTGGTTCACACTCTCCAGCACGAGAGTGTGGTCTGCTGCGTGAGGTTCAGCGCCGATGGCAAATTTGTCGCGACGGGATGCAACAGATCTGCTCAGATCTACGATGTTCAGACTGGTGACAAGGTCTGCATTCTCCAAGACGAGAGTATTGATCTCAACGGCGATCTTTATATCAGAAGCGTTTGCTTCAGTCCAGACGGGCAGTACCTGGCTACCGGTGCTGAAGACAAGCTCATCAGAGTCTGGGACATCAAGAACAGGCAGATTCGCAACACTTTCGCTGGTCACGAGCAGGATATCTACAGCTTGGATTTTGCCCGTGATGGCCGCACCATTGCTTCTGGCAGTGGTGATCGCACTGTCAGGCTTTGGGATATTGAGACTGGTTTGAACACGGCAACGCTCACCATCGAGGACGGCGTCACCACCGTTGCCATCTCGCCCGATGCCAAGTATGTCGCCGCCGGCTCGCTTGACAAGAGTGTCAGGGTCTGGGATGTCAAGACAGGCCTCTTGCTGGAGCGTCTCGAGGGTCCCGAGGGCCACAAGGACAGTGTTTACTCTGTTGCTTTCTCGCCCAACTCTCGTGACCTCGTCAGCGGTAGCTTggacaagaccatcaagaTGTGGGAGCTTGCCGCTCCCCGGAATCACAATCAGATGCCCGGCGGTATCATGAAGCCGGTCGGCCGCTGCATCAGGACTTTTGAGGGACACAGG GACTTCGTCCTCAGTGTTGCGCTCACCCCTGACAATGAATGGGTTCTCTCCGGTTCCAAGGACCGCGGCGTTCAATTCTGGGATCCCCGCACCGGACACACCCAGCTCATGCTCCAGGGACACAAGAACTCGGTTATCTCTGTGGCTCCAAGCCCTGCGTCAGGAAACTCGGGCGGCTGGTTTGCGACCGGTTCGGGTGACATGAGGGCACGCATCTGGTCGTACAGTCGTATCCGCCACTAG